From Bradyrhizobium sp. NDS-1, the proteins below share one genomic window:
- the cobA gene encoding uroporphyrinogen-III C-methyltransferase translates to MSGFVSFISAGPGDPELLTLKGAARLREADVVLYDDLASGAILDLARPGANLVAVGKRAGRPSTRQHHVNRLLVDYAATGVRVARLKSGDAGIFGRLEEELETLREAGIGYEIIPGVTSACVAAAQAGIPLTRRHTSRRVQFVTGADVTGELPPNLNWAALADPEATTVVYMGRRTFPALAAKLIAHGLAADTPALFAESLGRSDERLVRTTIAELAEQLARGGAASTAAVILFGALAGDQPS, encoded by the coding sequence GTGAGCGGTTTTGTCTCCTTCATCTCCGCCGGCCCCGGCGATCCCGAACTGCTCACGCTCAAGGGCGCTGCGCGGCTGCGCGAGGCCGACGTCGTGCTCTACGACGATCTTGCCTCGGGCGCGATCCTCGATCTCGCCCGGCCCGGCGCCAATCTCGTCGCGGTCGGGAAGCGGGCCGGGCGACCCTCGACCAGGCAGCATCATGTCAACCGTCTCCTGGTCGACTATGCCGCAACAGGCGTGCGCGTGGCACGGCTCAAGTCGGGCGATGCCGGCATTTTCGGCCGGCTCGAAGAAGAGTTGGAGACGCTGCGCGAGGCGGGCATCGGCTATGAGATCATCCCCGGCGTCACCTCGGCCTGTGTGGCCGCCGCGCAAGCCGGCATTCCCCTGACCCGTCGCCACACCTCGCGGCGCGTACAGTTCGTAACCGGAGCCGACGTCACCGGCGAGCTGCCGCCCAATCTGAACTGGGCCGCGCTGGCCGACCCCGAAGCGACGACGGTTGTCTATATGGGCCGGCGCACCTTTCCGGCGCTTGCCGCAAAATTGATCGCGCACGGTCTCGCCGCGGATACGCCGGCGCTGTTTGCCGAATCCCTCGGCCGCTCCGACGAGCGGCTGGTCCGCACCACCATTGCCGAGCTTGCCGAGCAGCTTGCCCGCGGCGGCGCCGCCTCGACGGCCGCGGTAATCCTGTTCGGCGCGCTGGCGGGGGATCAACCGTCGTGA
- a CDS encoding cobyrinate a,c-diamide synthase yields MAAGLVISAPASGVGKTTLTLALARAWRNRGLNVQCFKSGPDYIDPAFHAAATGRASVNVDSWAMDRGGIAHLVRRGADADIVLAEGSMGLFDGVAARGVSGTGATADIAEMLGWPVVLVIDPSGQAQTAAAIAAGLRDYRPGVRLAGVVLNRVASPRHEDLVRRALNDVGIAVFGALPRHAEISLPKRHLGLVQAEEQAEIGKLIDEAARFVAEHVDLDAVLRSAGSWSPPPAANGLNVTPPGQRIALARDAAFSFVYPHMLEAWRAAGAEILPFSPLADEAPDASADVCWLPGGYPELHAGRIAANASFHGSLRAFAETRPVHGECGGYMVLGTALTDADGIRHEMTGLLGLETSFAKRRMHLGYRLAELATPMPGHRAGARLRGHEFHYSTIIAQPDTALAVVHDATGAVIAETGSRRGQATGTFFHLIAEDR; encoded by the coding sequence ATGGCAGCAGGCCTCGTCATCTCCGCACCTGCGTCGGGCGTCGGCAAGACCACGCTGACGCTGGCGCTCGCGCGCGCCTGGCGCAATCGCGGCCTGAACGTGCAGTGCTTCAAGAGTGGGCCTGACTACATCGATCCCGCCTTCCACGCCGCCGCCACGGGGCGCGCTTCCGTCAACGTCGACAGTTGGGCGATGGACCGCGGAGGAATAGCGCATCTCGTCCGCCGCGGTGCGGACGCAGATATCGTCCTCGCCGAGGGGTCGATGGGCCTCTTCGACGGCGTCGCCGCGCGCGGTGTCTCCGGCACCGGTGCCACCGCGGATATCGCGGAGATGCTGGGCTGGCCGGTGGTGCTGGTGATCGATCCCTCGGGTCAGGCGCAGACCGCGGCGGCGATCGCCGCGGGCCTTCGCGATTATCGACCCGGCGTGAGACTCGCGGGCGTCGTGCTCAATCGTGTCGCCAGCCCGCGTCACGAAGATCTCGTACGGCGCGCGCTCAACGATGTGGGCATCGCCGTCTTCGGCGCACTGCCGCGTCATGCCGAGATCAGCCTGCCGAAGCGGCATCTCGGCCTCGTCCAGGCCGAAGAGCAGGCGGAGATCGGCAAGCTAATCGACGAGGCCGCGCGCTTCGTTGCCGAGCATGTCGATCTCGACGCGGTGCTGCGGTCGGCAGGTTCCTGGTCGCCGCCGCCTGCCGCGAACGGCCTGAATGTGACGCCGCCCGGCCAGCGCATTGCGCTCGCGCGCGATGCCGCGTTCTCCTTCGTCTATCCGCATATGCTGGAAGCCTGGCGCGCGGCGGGCGCCGAGATATTGCCGTTCTCGCCGCTGGCCGATGAAGCGCCTGACGCGAGCGCCGACGTCTGCTGGCTGCCCGGCGGCTATCCGGAGCTTCATGCCGGCAGGATTGCCGCCAACGCGAGCTTTCACGGTTCCTTGCGCGCCTTCGCCGAAACGCGGCCGGTGCATGGCGAATGCGGGGGCTATATGGTGCTGGGAACCGCATTGACCGATGCGGACGGTATCCGCCATGAGATGACAGGCCTGCTTGGCCTCGAGACGAGCTTTGCGAAACGCCGCATGCATCTGGGCTACCGCCTCGCCGAACTCGCCACACCGATGCCGGGCCATCGGGCCGGCGCGCGTCTGCGCGGCCACGAGTTTCACTACTCGACCATCATCGCCCAGCCCGACACGGCGCTGGCCGTCGTGCACGATGCAACGGGCGCTGTCATTGCCGAAACGGGCTCGCGGCGAGGGCAGGCCACCGGCACGTTCTTCCATCTGATCGCGGAGGACCGGTGA
- the cobM gene encoding precorrin-4 C(11)-methyltransferase, with protein MTVHFIGAGPGAPDLLTLRGRDLIAACPVCLYAGSLVPEGVLAHCPRGARIVNTAPLSLDEIVAEIVAAHADGKDVARLHSGDLSIWSAMGEQLRRLRALGIPYSVTPGVPSFSAAAAALEAELTLPGLAQTVVLTRTPGRASAMPEGEKMAAFAATGAVLAIHLSIHLLDNVVAELTPHYGADCPVAIVWRASWPDQRIVRATLGTLDAAVGTEMERTALILVGKTLGAADFGESRLYAADYDRRYRPVGTEPRFPEAT; from the coding sequence ATGACGGTGCATTTCATCGGCGCAGGACCGGGCGCGCCTGACTTGTTGACCTTGCGCGGCCGCGACCTGATCGCGGCCTGTCCGGTCTGTCTCTATGCCGGCTCGCTGGTGCCTGAAGGCGTGCTGGCGCATTGCCCGCGTGGAGCGCGCATCGTCAACACCGCGCCGCTGTCGCTCGACGAGATCGTCGCGGAGATCGTCGCCGCGCATGCGGACGGCAAGGACGTCGCGCGGCTGCATTCCGGCGATCTCTCGATCTGGTCCGCGATGGGCGAGCAGCTCCGCCGTCTGCGCGCGCTTGGCATTCCCTATTCGGTGACGCCAGGTGTGCCATCTTTCTCCGCTGCGGCAGCGGCGCTGGAGGCAGAGCTGACGCTGCCCGGTCTCGCCCAGACGGTAGTGCTCACGCGCACGCCGGGCCGCGCCAGCGCTATGCCTGAAGGCGAAAAGATGGCCGCATTCGCCGCGACCGGCGCGGTGCTCGCCATTCATCTGTCGATCCATCTGCTCGACAACGTCGTCGCCGAGCTCACGCCGCATTACGGCGCGGACTGTCCGGTCGCCATCGTCTGGCGCGCGAGCTGGCCGGACCAGCGCATCGTCCGCGCGACGCTCGGCACGCTCGATGCCGCAGTCGGCACGGAGATGGAGCGCACCGCGCTGATCCTGGTCGGCAAGACGCTTGGCGCTGCGGATTTCGGCGAGAGCCGCCTCTATGCCGCCGACTACGACCGCCGTTATCGGCCTGTTGGAACCGAGCCGCGCTTTCCGGAGGCGACGTGA
- a CDS encoding cobalamin biosynthesis protein: MKVAGLGFRKDVTLASLREALLAAGGAEGLAAMATVSDKADTESLKQLARECGVPIKAVPADVLAGIDTPTQSKLVAEKFGTGSIAEAAALAAVGPGARLIARRVISQDRTATAAIAEGDGA; the protein is encoded by the coding sequence ATGAAGGTCGCCGGACTGGGTTTCAGGAAGGACGTCACGCTGGCCTCGTTGCGCGAAGCGCTGCTGGCGGCGGGTGGTGCCGAAGGTCTCGCAGCCATGGCGACTGTCAGCGACAAGGCCGACACAGAATCGTTGAAGCAGCTCGCGCGTGAGTGCGGTGTGCCGATCAAGGCTGTTCCGGCCGATGTACTGGCGGGCATCGACACGCCGACGCAGTCGAAGCTCGTCGCCGAGAAATTCGGGACGGGTTCGATTGCCGAAGCCGCAGCGCTCGCTGCGGTTGGCCCAGGCGCGCGGCTGATTGCGAGGCGCGTGATCTCGCAGGATCGCACCGCGACCGCGGCCATCGCCGAAGGAGACGGCGCATGA
- the cbiT gene encoding precorrin-6Y C5,15-methyltransferase (decarboxylating) subunit CbiT → MADPWLTIIGIGEDGLAGLSEASRKALDDAETVFGGERHLALAGVGSRGRSWPVPFDANVVLNRRDRPTVVLASGDPFWHGAGAVLAETLQAGEWIAHSAPSTFSLAAARLGWRLEIVACFGLHAAPFERLVPHLAQGARIICLVRGGKAASDLARWLSERGWGASTFWTLAALGGPQESIGECRADSFAGDLAGALVTVAIEANGGQGMPRSSGLSDDLFVHDGQITKRPVRALALSALAPRPGERLWDIGAGSGSISVEWALCGGTATAIEAREDRVANIRKNAAAFGLSHRIMVVSGRAPEALAGLEAPDAVFVGGGLDHAMFDAIWSPLAPGTRLVAHAVTLETDALLGELHQRHGGELMRVEIAHAAPLGRYRSWDAARPLVQWSTVR, encoded by the coding sequence ATGGCTGATCCCTGGCTGACCATTATCGGTATCGGCGAGGATGGCCTTGCCGGGCTGTCGGAGGCAAGCCGAAAGGCGCTCGACGATGCCGAAACCGTCTTCGGCGGCGAGCGGCACCTCGCACTTGCCGGCGTCGGGAGCCGTGGCCGTTCATGGCCGGTGCCGTTCGATGCCAATGTCGTGCTGAACCGTCGCGACCGGCCGACGGTGGTACTGGCCTCCGGCGATCCGTTCTGGCACGGTGCGGGCGCTGTTCTCGCCGAGACGCTTCAGGCTGGCGAGTGGATTGCGCATTCCGCGCCGTCGACCTTCTCGCTCGCCGCTGCGCGACTTGGCTGGCGCCTCGAAATCGTCGCCTGCTTCGGACTCCACGCCGCACCGTTCGAACGTCTCGTTCCGCATCTGGCGCAAGGCGCACGCATCATCTGCCTCGTACGCGGCGGGAAAGCGGCTAGCGATCTCGCAAGATGGTTGAGCGAGCGCGGATGGGGCGCCTCGACCTTTTGGACGCTCGCTGCCCTTGGCGGGCCGCAAGAAAGCATCGGAGAATGTCGCGCCGACAGCTTTGCAGGTGATCTCGCTGGAGCCCTTGTCACAGTCGCCATCGAGGCAAATGGCGGACAAGGCATGCCGCGGAGTTCGGGCCTGTCAGACGATCTGTTCGTCCACGACGGACAGATCACAAAGCGGCCGGTGCGCGCGCTCGCGCTTTCGGCGCTGGCGCCGCGGCCCGGCGAGCGGCTGTGGGACATCGGCGCCGGCTCGGGCTCGATCTCGGTCGAGTGGGCACTGTGCGGCGGGACGGCGACCGCAATCGAGGCGCGTGAGGATCGTGTCGCGAACATCCGCAAGAATGCAGCCGCATTCGGACTTTCGCATCGGATCATGGTCGTCTCGGGGAGGGCACCGGAAGCTCTTGCTGGGCTGGAAGCGCCAGATGCCGTCTTCGTCGGCGGCGGTCTCGATCATGCGATGTTCGACGCGATCTGGTCGCCGCTTGCGCCGGGGACGCGGCTGGTTGCGCACGCGGTGACGCTGGAGACGGACGCGCTGCTTGGCGAACTGCATCAGCGCCATGGCGGCGAACTGATGCGGGTGGAGATTGCGCATGCCGCGCCGCTCGGCCGCTATCGGTCCTGGGACGCGGCACGTCCATTGGTGCAATGGAGTACGGTCCGATGA
- a CDS encoding cobalt-precorrin-6A reductase: MMRALILGGTADASLLAGEMARARFDAIYSYAGRTHVPADQPLPTRIGGFGGVSGLAGYISDERITHVIDATHPFAAEMSRNAVEACTDTGTPLIALERAPWGSMSGDNWIEVADISAAAAALPEAPAKVFLAIGRQHIAPFAMKPQHAYTLRFVDPPEAPLPFAADVIVSRGPFSLGGELEMMRARGIAWIVARNSGGDGARAKIDAARMLGLPVVMISRPELPERRRVESVTEVMQWLGHSTRLGA; this comes from the coding sequence ATGATGCGCGCCCTCATACTGGGCGGAACTGCCGATGCGAGCCTGCTCGCCGGAGAGATGGCGCGCGCGCGCTTCGATGCCATCTATTCGTACGCCGGTCGCACTCACGTGCCGGCCGATCAGCCGCTGCCGACCCGCATCGGCGGTTTCGGCGGTGTGAGCGGGCTTGCGGGTTACATCAGCGACGAGCGCATCACGCATGTGATCGACGCGACGCATCCGTTCGCAGCTGAGATGAGCCGCAACGCTGTCGAAGCGTGCACGGACACTGGAACGCCGCTGATCGCGCTGGAGCGCGCGCCCTGGGGTAGCATGTCCGGAGACAATTGGATCGAGGTTGCAGATATCAGTGCCGCGGCCGCCGCGCTGCCCGAGGCGCCCGCAAAAGTATTCCTCGCCATCGGCCGCCAGCACATCGCGCCGTTCGCGATGAAGCCGCAGCACGCCTATACGCTGCGCTTCGTCGATCCGCCCGAAGCGCCCCTTCCCTTTGCGGCCGACGTCATCGTATCGCGTGGACCATTCTCCCTTGGCGGCGAACTGGAGATGATGCGGGCGCGCGGCATCGCCTGGATCGTCGCCCGCAATTCCGGCGGCGACGGCGCGCGCGCCAAGATCGACGCGGCGCGCATGCTCGGCCTTCCCGTGGTCATGATCTCGCGGCCGGAGCTGCCCGAGCGCCGACGGGTTGAGAGCGTCACCGAGGTGATGCAGTGGCTCGGTCATTCGACCCGCCTCGGTGCATAG
- the cobJ gene encoding precorrin-3B C(17)-methyltransferase, with product MTGTLTIAGLGPGSDALVTPEVSAALAAATDILGYAPYVARVPPRAGLTLHPSDNREELQRAREALRLAAEGGQVVIVSSGDPGVFAMASAVFEALEQVPQWRELPIRVLPGVTAMLAAAARAGAPLGHDFCAINLSDNLKPWAVIEKRLRLAAAADFAIAMYNPRSASRPEGFGRTLSVLREAGCGERLVIFARAVSAADEKIETVTLNEATPEMADMRTLVIVGNSQTRRVGRWVYAPRRVE from the coding sequence ATGACTGGTACCTTGACCATCGCGGGCCTCGGGCCCGGCAGCGACGCGCTAGTGACGCCGGAAGTCTCCGCCGCGCTCGCGGCCGCGACCGACATTCTGGGTTATGCGCCCTATGTCGCGCGGGTGCCGCCGCGAGCCGGGCTTACCCTGCACCCCTCCGACAACCGCGAAGAGCTGCAACGCGCGCGCGAAGCCTTGCGGCTCGCCGCCGAAGGCGGGCAGGTCGTCATCGTGTCCTCCGGCGATCCCGGCGTCTTCGCGATGGCTTCCGCCGTGTTCGAGGCGCTGGAACAGGTGCCGCAATGGCGCGAGCTGCCGATCCGCGTGCTGCCGGGCGTCACCGCGATGCTGGCGGCTGCCGCCCGAGCCGGTGCGCCGCTCGGCCATGATTTCTGCGCGATCAATCTCTCCGACAACCTCAAGCCGTGGGCAGTGATCGAGAAGCGCTTGAGGCTTGCCGCCGCAGCTGACTTCGCCATCGCGATGTACAATCCGCGCTCGGCAAGCCGGCCGGAAGGATTTGGCCGTACGCTTTCTGTGCTTCGAGAAGCAGGCTGCGGCGAGCGCCTCGTGATCTTTGCGCGCGCGGTCAGTGCGGCTGACGAGAAGATCGAGACGGTGACGCTGAACGAAGCGACGCCCGAGATGGCCGATATGCGCACGCTGGTCATCGTCGGCAATTCGCAGACGCGCCGCGTCGGCCGCTGGGTCTATGCACCGAGGCGGGTCGAATGA
- a CDS encoding precorrin-2 C(20)-methyltransferase encodes MGRIICCGLGPGDPDLMSVRADRTVRGARHVAYFRKMGRPGQARRIVDGMLAADVAEYPMEYPVTTEIAFDSAEYVQLLAGFYDEWAERLARLARAVDVVVLCEGDPYFYGSFMHLHTRLQGRAEIEVIAGIPGMVGCWNGVGQPIALGDDVTTVLMGTLAEDELERRMRDSDALVVMKTGRNLAKVRRALSAAGRLDDAWLVERGTMPGERVVRLAEIDGADCPYFAIVLVHGKGRHLDAAE; translated from the coding sequence ATGGGACGCATCATCTGCTGCGGTCTCGGCCCCGGCGATCCTGATCTGATGAGTGTGCGCGCCGACCGCACCGTGCGCGGCGCCAGGCATGTCGCCTATTTCCGCAAGATGGGCCGGCCGGGCCAGGCGCGACGCATCGTCGACGGCATGCTGGCGGCGGATGTGGCCGAATATCCCATGGAATATCCTGTCACGACCGAGATCGCCTTCGACAGCGCCGAATATGTGCAGCTGCTCGCCGGCTTCTACGACGAATGGGCCGAGCGCCTGGCGCGGCTTGCGCGCGCGGTCGATGTCGTCGTGCTCTGCGAGGGCGATCCCTACTTCTACGGCTCCTTCATGCATCTGCACACGCGCCTGCAGGGACGGGCCGAGATCGAGGTGATCGCCGGCATTCCCGGCATGGTCGGCTGCTGGAATGGCGTCGGACAGCCGATCGCGCTCGGCGATGACGTGACGACCGTGCTGATGGGCACGCTTGCTGAAGACGAACTCGAGCGGCGCATGCGCGATTCCGATGCGCTCGTCGTCATGAAGACCGGTCGCAATCTCGCAAAGGTGCGCCGCGCGCTCAGCGCCGCCGGCCGGCTGGACGATGCCTGGCTGGTCGAGCGTGGCACCATGCCGGGCGAGCGCGTGGTGCGGCTCGCCGAGATCGACGGCGCCGACTGTCCCTATTTCGCGATCGTGCTGGTGCACGGCAAGGGCCGGCATCTGGACGCCGCCGAATGA
- a CDS encoding precorrin-8X methylmutase encodes MPHTYETDGAAIYRQSFATIRAEADLARFSPDEEQVVVRMIHAAGMVGLEAHIRFTPGMATAARAALQKGAPILCDARMVSEGITRARLPAANAVICTLGDAAVPALAQSMRNTRSAAALELWRPHLDGAIVAIGNAPTALFHLLNMLEDRDCPRPAAIIGCPVGFVGAAESKAALMADPPVPALTVEGRLGGSAITVAAVNALASRSE; translated from the coding sequence ATGCCGCACACCTATGAAACCGACGGCGCGGCGATCTACCGTCAGTCCTTTGCGACGATCCGCGCCGAGGCGGACCTCGCGCGCTTTTCGCCCGACGAAGAGCAGGTCGTGGTGCGGATGATCCACGCCGCCGGCATGGTCGGCCTCGAGGCGCATATCCGCTTCACGCCTGGGATGGCGACCGCCGCGCGCGCGGCCTTGCAGAAGGGCGCGCCGATCCTGTGCGACGCGCGCATGGTCTCGGAAGGGATTACGCGCGCGAGATTGCCCGCGGCCAATGCCGTGATCTGTACGCTTGGCGACGCCGCGGTTCCCGCACTGGCGCAATCGATGCGCAACACGCGCTCGGCCGCGGCGCTGGAGCTGTGGCGGCCGCATCTCGACGGTGCGATCGTTGCAATCGGCAATGCACCGACCGCGCTGTTTCACCTTCTCAACATGCTGGAGGACCGCGACTGTCCGCGGCCTGCGGCGATCATCGGCTGCCCGGTGGGATTCGTTGGTGCGGCCGAATCCAAGGCTGCGCTGATGGCCGATCCGCCTGTGCCGGCGCTGACGGTCGAGGGCCGCCTCGGCGGCTCCGCGATCACGGTCGCCGCCGTGAATGCATTGGCGAGCCGGAGCGAATAG
- the cobG gene encoding precorrin-3B synthase, translated as MSASAVKGWCPGALRPMQSGDGLVVRVRPFGGRLEAPQISGLAELAGQHGNGLIDVTSRANLQIRGVSEQSHRPLLDGLAQLALLDPDADIEARRNILVMPFWSGADQTQSLAAELEEALADSGLALPTKFGFAVDDGRSRVLAGDSADIRIERDRSGRLLVRADGARLGRSVARGEAVSTALALASWFLVSGGARGGRGRMAAHIASGAALPQSLRGEIEPAPVMAASRPGHYPQGAMVGVAFGQMLHTTLHQFAGCGHALRMTPWRMVLSEGKREMPSAAGLITEPFDPALRVIACSGAPRCREAHADTRALAAALAPRIAADTRLHVSGCGKGCAHSGTAAVTLVATGAGFDLVRGGSTRDEPVLRGLNGADIVSDPSILVGGH; from the coding sequence ATGAGCGCGTCTGCGGTCAAGGGCTGGTGTCCCGGCGCGCTGCGGCCGATGCAATCAGGCGACGGGCTCGTGGTGCGCGTCCGTCCGTTCGGTGGGCGTCTTGAAGCCCCGCAAATCTCAGGCCTTGCCGAACTCGCCGGGCAACACGGCAATGGTCTGATCGACGTGACGAGCCGCGCCAATCTGCAGATCCGCGGCGTCAGCGAGCAGAGCCATCGGCCGCTGCTCGACGGCCTCGCGCAACTGGCACTGCTCGATCCCGACGCCGATATCGAAGCCCGGCGCAACATTCTGGTGATGCCGTTCTGGAGCGGCGCCGACCAAACCCAGTCGCTCGCCGCCGAGCTGGAGGAGGCGCTGGCCGACAGCGGCCTCGCGCTTCCCACCAAGTTCGGCTTCGCCGTCGATGACGGAAGATCGCGGGTGCTCGCCGGCGATTCCGCCGACATACGCATCGAGCGCGATCGGTCGGGCCGCCTCCTGGTGCGGGCCGATGGTGCAAGGCTCGGCCGCTCCGTCGCACGCGGCGAGGCCGTCAGCACGGCGCTCGCGCTCGCAAGCTGGTTCCTGGTCTCCGGCGGCGCGAGGGGCGGGCGAGGGCGCATGGCGGCCCACATCGCCTCCGGCGCGGCATTGCCTCAATCGCTGCGCGGCGAGATCGAGCCGGCGCCCGTGATGGCGGCGTCGCGGCCGGGGCACTATCCGCAAGGCGCGATGGTCGGCGTCGCATTCGGGCAGATGCTGCACACGACACTGCATCAATTCGCCGGTTGCGGTCATGCGCTGCGCATGACGCCGTGGCGGATGGTGCTGAGCGAGGGCAAGCGCGAAATGCCGAGCGCGGCGGGCCTCATTACCGAGCCGTTCGATCCCGCGCTGCGCGTCATCGCCTGCAGCGGAGCGCCGCGCTGCCGCGAAGCCCACGCCGATACGCGCGCACTGGCTGCGGCGCTCGCGCCGCGCATCGCCGCGGATACGCGTCTCCACGTTTCCGGTTGTGGCAAGGGTTGCGCGCATTCCGGCACGGCCGCCGTCACGCTGGTTGCGACAGGTGCCGGCTTCGATCTCGTCCGCGGCGGCTCGACGCGTGATGAGCCGGTTCTGCGCGGGCTCAACGGCGCCGACATCGTCAGCGATCCCTCCATCCTGGTCGGAGGGCACTGA